A genomic segment from Stenotrophomonas maltophilia encodes:
- a CDS encoding nuclear transport factor 2 family protein produces the protein MSITHARFATVALCLCACLPAYATQNAPADVKAIEQVVESFRTSLINKDKPTYMGLFFSDKAEDIGWQYVSEDVRLQDIRKAKPDAIKARRIPANNFIALIDGAVASPKPKEETFSNTKIETDGDVASVSFDYSFHDDGVKTNWGKEMWQLIRTEQGWKIFSVIYSIRDSRSPAE, from the coding sequence ATGTCCATCACGCATGCACGTTTCGCCACCGTTGCCCTCTGCCTTTGCGCCTGCCTGCCGGCCTACGCCACGCAGAACGCCCCCGCCGACGTCAAGGCCATCGAACAGGTGGTCGAATCGTTCCGCACCTCGCTGATCAACAAGGACAAGCCGACTTACATGGGCCTGTTCTTCTCGGACAAGGCGGAAGACATTGGCTGGCAGTACGTCTCCGAGGATGTGCGCCTGCAGGACATCCGCAAGGCCAAGCCCGATGCGATCAAGGCGCGGCGGATTCCCGCCAACAACTTCATCGCACTGATCGACGGGGCGGTGGCCTCGCCGAAACCGAAGGAGGAGACATTCTCCAACACGAAGATCGAGACGGATGGCGATGTGGCCTCGGTATCGTTTGACTACAGCTTCCACGACGATGGAGTGAAGACCAACTGGGGCAAGGAAATGTGGCAGCTGATCCGCACCGAACAGGGCTGGAAGATCTTCTCGGTGATCTATTCGATCCGCGATTCACGCAGCCCGGCCGAATGA